Proteins encoded together in one Deinococcus sp. Marseille-Q6407 window:
- a CDS encoding GEVED domain-containing protein has translation MVPQVDKSFDQSTVQIDPATGTAKARLTITVSNPNRAPVMIYRDIVDSLPAGSGGGQMVVSNTPNYQAVCVNSSGVTITNNSGYNSLSYESSDGSGATVPPAPTAGVTRWAIPGNTIVPAGTCRFSFDVTLPRAGTYNNSIPANIRTSGGNDADGAQATITALAAPTIAKAYSPKSIPGDGKATSTLTITLNNPAPAATTLTAPLTDNIGSGLEITGVTTTCPVKATVSGSTITYPSGATLNPGSCTITAAVRSTRAGSYPNTIAAGALQTSAGSNAAAASDTLTVTPVADLAVTKTDNVDSVTLGGSTTYTLRVTNNGPSSVSGATLTDTLGTGLTLGSLTCTAAAGNTCTTAPTSTSTTLPALAAGAFYEVQVRANVTGRDSNGNVVNTASVAVPTGTTDPNTANNSASDTDTVISAAPQLSVTKVADQSSYLSGGNVTYTVTVTNSTPNTFTTAPLQLRDLLPQGLQLVSVSRSGGAAGTVSNASPAGTTGEVTWNFTPGLGLNTGESVSFAVTATIPDTYLGGQLTNRVSVGGGSNNGAAAPDPASCTATTGQCAAATISVQAAPPPAVQPNELSNYTTCLDFSNVNLSGSGTRSWTLDAGSGITLNYAVTLSGQSRSGDSLQTYPSSDGYQNSGWYGYFGNPANSSLKLQGNGGTSSQTMDFQFSAWATLTDGTPVPLTLLTGSTGDDGTSESVSTTTNGTAFAAAYVSSAGKSNRNLTVSNGGRTAQVQTNRNNTLILATSKTASQNDPLILNNTLRRASGNGATAQGFCAAFFHDYGDAPSSYGSAQHLLEPGFSSSLAPGATSLDSVTAATLNATSPVRLGVSVSTEPQPRGTSGNDDTYDETARNFPALQRYGSSYSVTLPYVNDTAQSAPVTAWIDFNGNGTFDAAEAATAQAASGAGSVTLNWTGVSLPANLSRTYARLRISTSAAGPSGTQANGEVEDHLLTVQETAQLRITKQVSDTYVTVTADPENSAQFTLNPRQLIYTLQVQNTGTATAENVVVSDRLPDGLQYSAAGSTPQAEVSGQQLTYRLPSLAAGGKADIRVVSNVQVTPNRVQGPYENTAAVQATGVAQQSSEKRRTDLVYTRLYKTVRNLTRGGAASTAEKAQPGEALEYCIAAYNYGSTSLSNYAISDYVPGNTLPNGKAFLRWADGSAVTTTPAPSTVYDASFTSWDPDGAGPRPAVPVSGRWTTNNFVLPAGATANFCFQVTVK, from the coding sequence TTGGTCCCACAGGTTGATAAATCGTTTGACCAGAGTACGGTTCAGATTGATCCTGCCACCGGAACGGCCAAGGCGCGGCTGACCATTACCGTCAGCAATCCTAATCGGGCGCCGGTCATGATTTACCGGGACATCGTCGACAGCCTACCGGCCGGTTCGGGGGGCGGGCAGATGGTGGTCAGCAACACACCCAACTATCAGGCTGTCTGTGTGAACAGCAGCGGCGTGACCATCACCAACAATTCCGGCTACAACAGCCTGAGCTACGAAAGCAGCGATGGCAGCGGTGCGACGGTGCCCCCGGCGCCCACAGCGGGTGTGACACGGTGGGCTATTCCGGGCAATACCATCGTTCCGGCGGGCACCTGCCGTTTTAGCTTCGACGTGACCTTGCCGCGGGCCGGTACTTACAACAACAGCATTCCGGCCAATATCCGGACCAGCGGGGGCAACGACGCCGACGGCGCCCAGGCGACTATCACGGCATTGGCCGCGCCGACCATCGCCAAGGCTTATAGCCCCAAGTCCATTCCTGGAGACGGCAAAGCGACCAGTACCCTGACCATCACTCTGAACAACCCGGCCCCTGCGGCCACCACTCTGACGGCCCCACTGACCGATAACATCGGCAGTGGTCTGGAAATTACCGGCGTGACCACGACCTGTCCGGTCAAGGCCACCGTCAGCGGCAGCACCATCACCTATCCCAGTGGCGCGACCCTGAACCCCGGCAGCTGTACCATCACCGCCGCGGTCCGCTCGACCAGGGCAGGCAGCTATCCCAACACGATTGCGGCGGGCGCGCTACAGACCAGCGCCGGCAGCAACGCCGCAGCGGCCAGCGATACCCTGACCGTAACCCCGGTGGCCGATCTGGCCGTCACCAAGACCGACAACGTGGACAGTGTCACGCTGGGTGGCAGCACCACTTATACCCTGCGCGTGACCAACAATGGACCGTCCAGCGTTTCCGGGGCCACCCTGACCGATACTCTGGGCACGGGGTTGACGCTGGGCAGCCTGACTTGCACGGCGGCGGCTGGAAATACCTGCACCACGGCGCCCACTAGCACTTCCACCACTCTGCCAGCGCTGGCAGCCGGTGCCTTCTACGAGGTGCAGGTCAGAGCCAACGTGACAGGCCGTGACAGCAACGGCAACGTGGTCAATACGGCGAGTGTGGCCGTACCTACCGGCACCACCGACCCCAACACTGCCAACAACAGCGCGTCGGACACCGATACCGTGATCAGCGCCGCGCCCCAGCTGAGCGTGACCAAAGTGGCCGATCAGAGCAGCTACCTGTCTGGTGGCAACGTGACCTACACCGTGACGGTGACCAACAGCACGCCGAACACCTTTACCACGGCGCCGCTGCAACTGCGCGACCTGCTGCCGCAGGGCCTACAACTCGTCAGCGTGAGCCGCAGTGGTGGCGCCGCCGGCACCGTAAGCAACGCCTCGCCTGCCGGCACCACTGGCGAAGTGACCTGGAACTTTACTCCTGGCTTGGGCCTGAATACGGGTGAGAGTGTCAGCTTTGCAGTTACCGCCACCATTCCCGACACCTACCTGGGCGGCCAGCTGACCAACCGGGTCAGCGTGGGCGGAGGCAGCAACAATGGCGCGGCGGCGCCGGACCCGGCCTCCTGTACGGCGACCACCGGGCAGTGCGCCGCGGCGACCATCAGCGTGCAGGCCGCGCCGCCGCCCGCTGTGCAGCCCAACGAGCTTTCGAATTACACCACCTGCCTCGATTTCAGCAACGTGAACCTGTCCGGCTCCGGCACCCGCAGCTGGACGCTGGACGCGGGCAGCGGCATCACCCTGAACTACGCCGTGACCCTGTCCGGCCAGAGCCGCTCGGGCGACAGCCTGCAGACTTACCCGAGCAGTGACGGATATCAGAACTCCGGCTGGTACGGCTATTTCGGCAACCCTGCCAACAGTTCGCTGAAGCTGCAGGGCAATGGAGGTACATCCAGCCAAACCATGGACTTTCAGTTCTCAGCCTGGGCCACCCTGACAGACGGCACGCCTGTCCCGCTGACCCTGCTGACCGGAAGCACCGGAGACGACGGCACCAGTGAAAGCGTCAGCACCACGACCAACGGCACGGCGTTCGCGGCGGCATATGTCAGCAGCGCCGGCAAAAGCAATCGCAACCTGACGGTCAGTAACGGTGGCCGGACGGCCCAGGTTCAGACCAACCGGAACAACACCCTAATTCTGGCGACTTCCAAGACGGCTTCGCAGAACGACCCCCTGATTCTGAACAATACGTTGCGGAGAGCATCGGGCAACGGCGCGACTGCCCAGGGCTTCTGCGCCGCGTTCTTCCATGATTACGGCGACGCGCCCAGCAGCTATGGCTCTGCACAGCACCTGCTGGAACCCGGGTTCAGTTCCTCGCTGGCTCCTGGCGCCACCTCGCTGGACAGCGTGACGGCGGCGACCCTGAACGCCACCTCGCCGGTGCGCCTGGGCGTCAGCGTCAGCACCGAGCCTCAGCCGCGTGGCACCAGTGGGAACGATGATACCTACGATGAAACGGCGCGGAATTTCCCGGCTTTGCAGCGCTATGGCAGCAGTTATTCGGTCACCCTTCCCTATGTGAATGACACTGCCCAGAGCGCGCCTGTCACCGCCTGGATTGATTTCAACGGCAACGGCACCTTCGACGCGGCCGAGGCAGCCACCGCGCAGGCGGCTTCCGGCGCCGGCAGCGTGACCCTGAACTGGACCGGCGTGTCCCTTCCGGCCAACCTGTCCCGGACCTATGCCCGCCTGCGCATCTCTACCTCTGCGGCCGGCCCCAGCGGAACCCAGGCCAACGGCGAGGTGGAAGACCACCTGCTGACCGTGCAGGAGACCGCGCAGCTGCGCATCACCAAGCAGGTCAGTGACACTTACGTGACCGTGACGGCCGATCCGGAAAACAGCGCCCAGTTCACGCTGAACCCCCGGCAGCTGATCTATACCTTGCAGGTGCAGAACACCGGCACCGCCACCGCCGAGAATGTGGTGGTCAGTGACCGGCTGCCCGACGGCCTGCAGTACAGCGCGGCGGGCAGCACGCCTCAGGCTGAAGTCAGCGGCCAGCAGCTGACCTACCGGCTGCCCTCGCTGGCGGCGGGCGGCAAGGCTGACATCCGGGTGGTGAGTAACGTGCAGGTCACTCCCAACCGGGTGCAGGGCCCCTACGAGAACACCGCCGCCGTGCAGGCCACCGGCGTGGCGCAGCAGAGTTCGGAAAAGCGCCGCACCGATCTGGTCTATACGCGGCTGTACAAGACCGTCCGCAACCTGACCCGGGGCGGCGCGGCATCCACCGCCGAAAAGGCCCAGCCTGGTGAGGCCCTTGAGTACTGCATCGCGGCCTACAACTATGGCAGCACCAGCCTGAGCAACTACGCCATTTCCGACTATGTGCCGGGCAACACCCTGCCCAACGGCAAGGCTTTCTTGCGGTGGGCTGACGGCAGCGCCGTGACCACTACCCCGGCGCCGAGCACCGTCTATGACGCCTCATTCACCAGTTGGGATCCCGACGGCGCCGGCCCGCGCCCCGCCGTGCCGGTCAGCGGCCGCTGGACCACCAATAATTTTGTCTTGCCGGCCGGCGCCACCGCCAACTTCTGCTTTCAGGTGACCGTCAAGTAA
- the carA gene encoding glutamine-hydrolyzing carbamoyl-phosphate synthase small subunit — MIKKERALLALADGTVYRGYAFGHRGETVGEVVFNTSMTGYQEILTDPSYAGQIVTMTYPHVGNYGVAIYDMESNRPYVRGFIGREFSHDYSSYRAEQGLEEFMQRYGVVSIQGIDTRALVRRLRSGGVVKGVIAHRSFTNSADPYGEFSPEEEAALVARARDHRDRDGLDMAAEVTTELPYAYPTLREGKRVVLVDFGIKHTIIKRLAEVGIEPIVVPARTTAAEIMELSPHGLFLSNGPGDPAALTYAHRTAWELMGLLPTFGICLGHQILALGAGGQTFKMKFGHRGGNQPVKNLLTGNVEITSQNHGYAVDIDSIPSGQFVPTHINLNDQTLEGMAHSRYPVFSVQYHPESAPGPHDSRYLFDRFIEEINAFEGASGLPVDRSSTGRLGL, encoded by the coding sequence ATGATTAAAAAAGAACGTGCCCTGCTGGCCCTGGCCGACGGCACAGTTTACCGTGGCTACGCTTTCGGTCACCGCGGGGAAACCGTGGGCGAAGTGGTATTCAACACGTCCATGACCGGTTATCAGGAAATCCTGACCGACCCCAGTTACGCTGGGCAGATCGTCACCATGACCTACCCACATGTGGGCAATTACGGTGTGGCGATTTACGATATGGAATCCAACCGCCCATACGTACGCGGTTTTATTGGCCGTGAGTTCTCGCACGACTACTCCAGTTACCGTGCCGAACAGGGCCTAGAAGAGTTCATGCAGCGCTACGGCGTTGTCAGCATTCAGGGCATCGATACCCGCGCGCTGGTGCGCCGGCTCCGCTCGGGTGGGGTGGTCAAGGGCGTGATTGCGCACCGCTCCTTTACCAACTCGGCCGACCCTTACGGCGAGTTCTCGCCCGAGGAGGAAGCGGCGCTGGTGGCCCGCGCCCGTGATCACCGCGACCGTGACGGATTGGATATGGCTGCCGAGGTGACCACCGAGCTGCCCTATGCCTACCCCACCCTGCGCGAAGGCAAGCGGGTGGTGCTGGTAGATTTTGGTATCAAGCACACCATTATCAAGCGGCTGGCCGAAGTGGGCATTGAACCTATCGTGGTGCCGGCCCGCACCACCGCCGCCGAGATCATGGAACTCAGCCCGCACGGCCTTTTTCTCAGCAACGGCCCGGGCGACCCCGCCGCGCTGACCTACGCCCACCGCACTGCCTGGGAACTGATGGGCCTGCTGCCTACCTTCGGTATCTGCCTGGGCCACCAGATTCTGGCGCTGGGCGCCGGCGGCCAGACCTTCAAGATGAAGTTCGGGCACCGTGGCGGCAACCAGCCGGTCAAGAACCTGCTGACCGGGAATGTGGAAATCACCTCGCAGAACCACGGCTACGCGGTGGACATTGATTCCATCCCGTCGGGCCAGTTCGTGCCTACCCACATCAACCTCAACGACCAGACCCTCGAAGGCATGGCGCACAGCCGCTACCCCGTCTTCAGCGTGCAGTATCACCCCGAATCGGCCCCCGGCCCCCACGACAGCCGCTACCTTTTCGACCGCTTTATTGAGGAGATCAACGCCTTTGAAGGCGCCAGCGGCCTGCCGGTAGACCGCAGCAGCACTGGCCGCCTAGGTCTCTGA
- a CDS encoding V-type ATPase subunit subunit G family protein: MDVSSRILSELAEREAALDAQIEAARQDASREVEAAEAEAARILREAQERMKGQQAEHDQRLTAETVRIREEARSKATEGTERAREHMSGRIQQAAEHVLKAVLP; encoded by the coding sequence TTGGACGTCTCAAGTCGAATCTTGAGTGAACTGGCCGAGCGTGAAGCCGCGCTGGACGCGCAGATTGAAGCGGCACGCCAAGATGCGAGCCGTGAAGTGGAAGCCGCGGAAGCGGAAGCCGCCCGCATCCTCCGTGAAGCTCAGGAGCGCATGAAAGGCCAGCAGGCCGAGCATGATCAGCGCCTGACCGCCGAAACGGTACGCATCCGTGAGGAGGCCAGGAGCAAGGCAACTGAGGGCACGGAGCGCGCCCGCGAGCACATGAGTGGCCGCATTCAGCAGGCCGCTGAGCATGTGCTCAAGGCGGTGCTGCCGTGA
- the pth gene encoding aminoacyl-tRNA hydrolase: MKLIVGLGNPGDKYAQTRHNAGWLVVDELARRQDGHWRRDGEAELCELRLGQAAGQPGEKVLLVKPLTTMNASGRAVAPLLAYYRLTPDDLLVVQDDLDSPFGLLKLRHGGRHGGQNGLRDIIRLLGTQDFDRLKLGISRPPAGRDPADWVLSRWAEAERPVLEQLVHLGTQAAEVWTLQGLHEAQGRFNGTDLRPAAPSEVKAPVGEKAAPALTESRLHPHALLDEDS; this comes from the coding sequence ATGAAACTGATTGTGGGCCTGGGCAACCCAGGCGACAAATACGCGCAAACCCGCCACAACGCGGGCTGGCTGGTGGTGGACGAGCTGGCCCGGCGTCAGGACGGCCACTGGCGCCGGGACGGGGAAGCTGAACTCTGCGAGCTGCGGCTGGGTCAGGCGGCCGGTCAGCCCGGTGAAAAGGTGCTGCTGGTCAAGCCGCTGACGACCATGAACGCTTCCGGGCGGGCGGTGGCACCGCTGCTGGCCTATTACCGCCTAACGCCGGATGACCTGCTGGTGGTGCAGGACGATCTGGACAGTCCTTTTGGCCTGCTGAAGCTGCGGCACGGTGGCCGGCACGGCGGGCAAAATGGCCTGCGCGACATCATCCGGCTACTGGGCACCCAGGACTTTGATCGGCTCAAGCTGGGCATTTCGCGGCCGCCGGCAGGCCGTGACCCGGCCGACTGGGTGCTGAGCCGCTGGGCCGAAGCCGAGCGCCCGGTGCTGGAACAACTGGTGCACCTGGGCACTCAGGCTGCCGAGGTTTGGACCCTGCAGGGGCTGCACGAGGCGCAGGGCCGCTTTAATGGCACCGATCTGCGGCCGGCTGCTCCGTCTGAAGTAAAGGCGCCAGTGGGGGAGAAGGCCGCGCCGGCGCTAACTGAGTCGCGCCTCCATCCCCACGCCCTGTTGGACGAGGACAGCTGA
- a CDS encoding DUF4126 domain-containing protein, giving the protein MELFSGLLPALGLSGAAGLNAYIPLLLVGLLAHQGLVTLSPPFDLLGNPWTLLVIFAVGAVDFIGDKVPGIDHLLHLLSGWVAAAAGAILFASQSGLADVSPSLAAVLGLLVAGSVQAGRAAVRPAATTLTAGVGNPVLSTVEDGLSLGLSVLALFVPALAVLGLLGLLWAGWRLWQRWRRPARVA; this is encoded by the coding sequence ATGGAACTGTTCTCCGGCCTGCTTCCGGCCCTGGGCCTTTCGGGCGCTGCGGGGCTGAATGCCTATATCCCGCTGCTGCTGGTCGGCCTGCTGGCCCATCAGGGCCTGGTGACCCTGAGCCCGCCGTTCGATCTGCTGGGCAATCCCTGGACCCTGCTGGTCATTTTTGCAGTGGGAGCGGTGGACTTTATCGGGGACAAGGTGCCGGGCATCGATCACCTGCTGCACCTGCTGAGCGGCTGGGTGGCCGCCGCTGCTGGAGCCATTCTGTTCGCCTCACAGTCGGGTCTGGCCGATGTGTCGCCGTCGCTGGCAGCGGTGCTGGGCTTGCTGGTGGCCGGCAGCGTGCAGGCGGGCCGCGCCGCCGTGCGCCCGGCGGCCACCACCCTGACCGCTGGCGTGGGGAACCCAGTCCTCAGTACGGTGGAAGATGGCCTGAGCCTGGGCCTCAGTGTGCTGGCGCTGTTTGTTCCGGCGTTGGCTGTGCTGGGTCTGCTGGGCTTGCTGTGGGCCGGCTGGCGGCTGTGGCAGCGCTGGCGGCGCCCGGCCAGGGTCGCCTGA
- a CDS encoding DUF11 domain-containing protein codes for MTIKRTGALLALTALLAAPAQAQQPSGVGQPATPRPADAAGHPEHPDILASLTTVTGGGYRPPLQLPVEAAPSGSEVKVSPIVVPATASSTTTAPAAAQPQVGLSLDLDKPQVCVGDVVKVQAQGLTASQEALPLDLQVQAPGLQLSGQGSLTGQVSAAQPAWLSLEALATQPGTYAVTLTSPRWNQTVTRQVQVLAAETGVQMRREVPQDLEAGQESTVRVLLTNRSPAATSYDLSEEASGLELLDSGTFQGQLAPGETRELSYRVRALASGTGGQTGQITGRLTAGSCAVSQTSSTPLKVRAPQPPAAPQPQATVQEPTPTVQAQPVPVQEQPDQTQPAQEQAVQEQPAPAPEVPLTRTSEVQLPFTAPAQAQSLIVSHRLPEGATYQPGSARLNGQPLADPLAGASGLLYWDIPASTRGQLSYTVSHQGALPALAPASLVARYPGDRREILEGQFGAEDFRDARPLQAQEAAQENSGAVRLPLAGTVYRTRDKISVTVEKPQGDNRPLLINSETVPDDQIGTNTQDGIRRIQRLTYVGVQLRPGPNVLRQGDDEVTVVLASQTAQVKVEPLQLLADGSTPLRVRIMALDQFGTPTSQPTLTLNSNLEPLVPDASAAVTGYQLRLKEGVGVLELRPQTVPSELQLELDVGGQVQTQRFQVRPDQRRFGVGLVTATVGLNPQTFSPQKDLLWTGRGYFEGPVGEGKLFVAADRDALPYDLDPFERFPMAGDASVHSVPLQGIDPVAAVYDHPRFRVGYRRTALPITALPLGETLTAATLETRSNPSFKAFAAYVPSDQVRLRGAEALVPDGLRILRLPDTAISRGSESLELVVLERGTGLELRREPLVRYGDYSIDYSTGVITLDRELQPLDEDFNDVRVEASYRLDNPLQNREWAYGAEASAQGRFWTAGVAAVQLPTQEGARQSTVGARVQYDNRENLKAEARAAYSAGVQAGLDVTSRPRESDRATLRVRYQDTGYNGLGKASSGFSLRGTYQARFTAALSGELETDYRNDFAGSSQGYVRGVADYRLQPFTVGGGLKYSFGDVTGLSAVARAGYTGDPVSVGIEHEQGFTGDVPAVTNLRASYKLSDTMTLKAQDRFTWGAGHQALLGVDSRLGNTNFSVGYELPTASGDGNRARFGVKTSLPLNKRTTLGLRGSTVYNVAGRYLDAAAGADLQYKGQGYVATAGGDIGYNGQDGEWRSALRGGVSGNLTDELTLTADALAEFRTSGTGQRLTLGYGYRGSHLSSLGYARYVNGTLAGGNPALTSGVVAEYRQPNWAVRAGNDTRWLLDDRATFSGQAFVGGNYYPTERFGVGAWGRTFYQPADLPRALYGYGVEANLRALPGTWLSAGYNFAGFDGLPSGYTYTRPGAYLRLDLTLDDTIGGRE; via the coding sequence ATGACAATCAAACGAACCGGCGCCCTGCTGGCGCTGACCGCCTTGCTGGCCGCGCCCGCTCAGGCGCAGCAGCCGTCCGGCGTGGGCCAGCCGGCGACTCCCCGCCCGGCTGACGCAGCGGGCCATCCCGAACATCCAGATATCCTGGCCAGCCTGACCACCGTGACCGGCGGTGGCTACAGGCCACCACTTCAGCTGCCGGTTGAGGCCGCGCCTTCAGGCAGTGAAGTCAAAGTCTCACCCATCGTGGTGCCCGCAACTGCCAGCAGCACAACTACGGCTCCGGCCGCCGCGCAGCCCCAGGTCGGCCTGAGCCTGGACCTCGACAAACCGCAGGTCTGCGTGGGCGATGTGGTTAAAGTGCAAGCCCAGGGTCTGACCGCTTCTCAGGAGGCCCTGCCGCTGGACCTGCAGGTGCAGGCCCCCGGACTTCAGTTGAGTGGCCAGGGCAGCCTGACCGGACAGGTCAGCGCGGCGCAGCCGGCCTGGCTATCGCTGGAAGCTCTGGCTACACAGCCCGGCACCTATGCCGTGACCCTGACTTCGCCCCGCTGGAACCAGACGGTGACCCGGCAGGTGCAGGTGCTGGCCGCTGAAACCGGCGTGCAGATGCGCCGCGAGGTGCCGCAGGACCTGGAAGCCGGTCAGGAAAGCACCGTGCGGGTGCTGCTGACCAACCGCAGCCCAGCTGCGACCAGCTATGACCTATCGGAAGAGGCCAGCGGGCTGGAACTGCTGGACAGCGGCACTTTCCAGGGTCAGCTGGCACCCGGTGAAACCCGCGAATTGAGTTACCGCGTGCGGGCACTGGCCTCTGGGACCGGCGGCCAAACAGGCCAGATTACCGGCCGCCTGACCGCCGGCAGCTGTGCGGTGAGCCAGACGTCCAGCACGCCTCTGAAGGTCCGTGCTCCACAGCCGCCGGCCGCGCCTCAGCCACAGGCGACCGTTCAGGAACCAACACCAACGGTTCAGGCGCAGCCGGTTCCGGTTCAGGAACAGCCAGATCAGACACAGCCAGCCCAGGAACAGGCTGTCCAGGAGCAACCCGCTCCGGCGCCGGAGGTCCCCCTGACCCGCACCAGTGAAGTGCAGCTGCCTTTCACCGCTCCGGCGCAGGCCCAAAGCCTGATTGTGTCTCACCGCCTGCCGGAAGGCGCCACTTACCAGCCTGGCAGCGCCCGCTTGAACGGCCAGCCGCTGGCTGACCCTCTGGCCGGCGCCAGCGGTCTGCTGTACTGGGACATTCCGGCCAGCACCCGTGGGCAGCTGAGCTACACCGTCAGCCATCAGGGAGCCCTGCCGGCGCTGGCCCCCGCCAGCTTGGTAGCGCGCTACCCTGGCGACCGCCGCGAAATTCTGGAAGGCCAGTTCGGGGCCGAGGATTTCCGTGATGCCCGCCCGCTGCAGGCGCAGGAGGCAGCCCAGGAAAACAGCGGCGCGGTGCGTCTGCCGCTGGCCGGCACCGTCTACCGCACCCGTGACAAGATCTCGGTCACGGTGGAAAAGCCGCAGGGAGACAACCGCCCACTTCTGATCAACAGTGAAACGGTGCCTGACGATCAGATCGGCACCAACACTCAGGACGGTATCCGCCGGATTCAGCGCCTGACCTATGTGGGTGTGCAGCTGCGCCCCGGCCCCAACGTTCTACGCCAGGGCGACGATGAGGTCACCGTGGTGCTGGCCTCCCAGACCGCCCAGGTCAAGGTGGAGCCCCTGCAACTGCTGGCCGACGGCAGCACGCCATTGCGGGTGCGCATCATGGCGCTGGACCAGTTCGGCACGCCTACCAGTCAGCCCACCCTGACCCTCAACTCCAACCTTGAACCGCTGGTGCCGGATGCCAGCGCTGCCGTCACCGGCTATCAGCTGCGGCTGAAAGAAGGGGTTGGCGTGCTGGAACTGCGGCCCCAGACGGTGCCCAGCGAACTGCAGCTGGAGCTGGATGTGGGCGGGCAGGTTCAGACCCAGCGCTTTCAGGTCCGGCCCGACCAGCGACGTTTCGGTGTGGGGCTGGTCACGGCGACTGTGGGGCTGAATCCGCAGACCTTCTCGCCTCAGAAAGACCTTCTCTGGACTGGCCGTGGCTACTTTGAAGGTCCGGTCGGAGAAGGCAAGCTGTTTGTGGCCGCCGACCGTGACGCCCTGCCCTACGACCTCGATCCTTTCGAGCGCTTTCCGATGGCGGGCGACGCCTCGGTGCACAGTGTGCCGCTGCAGGGCATCGACCCCGTGGCGGCCGTGTACGACCATCCGCGCTTCCGGGTCGGTTACCGCCGCACCGCGCTGCCCATTACGGCGCTGCCGCTGGGCGAAACCCTGACGGCAGCCACCCTGGAAACCCGCAGCAACCCCAGCTTCAAGGCTTTTGCCGCCTACGTGCCCAGCGATCAGGTGCGGCTGCGCGGCGCCGAGGCCCTGGTGCCCGACGGCCTGCGGATTTTGCGTCTGCCCGATACGGCCATCAGCCGCGGCAGCGAATCGCTGGAACTGGTGGTGCTGGAACGCGGCACCGGTCTGGAACTGCGCCGCGAACCGCTGGTGCGTTATGGCGACTATTCCATTGACTACAGCACCGGCGTGATCACCCTGGACCGCGAGCTTCAGCCGCTGGATGAGGACTTCAACGACGTGCGCGTTGAGGCCAGCTACCGGCTGGACAACCCCCTGCAAAACCGCGAGTGGGCTTACGGCGCCGAGGCTTCGGCGCAGGGCCGGTTCTGGACAGCCGGCGTGGCGGCGGTGCAGCTGCCCACCCAGGAAGGCGCGCGGCAGAGCACCGTGGGCGCCCGGGTGCAGTATGACAACCGCGAAAACCTCAAGGCCGAGGCGCGGGCCGCGTATTCGGCTGGCGTGCAGGCTGGTCTGGATGTCACGTCGCGCCCGCGCGAGAGTGACCGTGCCACCCTGCGGGTGCGCTATCAGGACACGGGCTACAACGGTCTGGGCAAAGCCAGTTCCGGCTTCAGCCTGCGCGGCACCTATCAGGCACGGTTCACGGCGGCCCTCAGCGGCGAGCTGGAAACCGATTACCGCAACGACTTTGCCGGAAGCAGTCAGGGCTATGTGCGCGGTGTGGCCGACTACCGCCTGCAGCCTTTCACCGTGGGCGGCGGCCTGAAATACAGCTTCGGTGACGTAACTGGCCTGAGCGCGGTGGCCCGCGCCGGCTACACCGGCGACCCGGTCAGCGTGGGCATCGAGCACGAGCAGGGCTTTACCGGCGACGTGCCGGCGGTGACCAACCTGCGGGCCAGCTACAAGCTGTCCGACACCATGACCCTCAAGGCGCAGGACCGCTTCACCTGGGGCGCTGGGCATCAGGCGCTGCTGGGAGTGGATTCTCGTCTGGGCAACACCAACTTCTCGGTCGGCTACGAATTGCCCACCGCCAGTGGTGACGGCAACCGGGCCCGCTTCGGCGTCAAGACCAGCCTGCCACTGAACAAGCGCACCACCCTGGGCCTGCGCGGCAGCACGGTGTACAACGTGGCCGGCCGCTACCTGGACGCGGCCGCCGGAGCCGACCTGCAATACAAAGGCCAGGGCTACGTGGCGACGGCAGGCGGAGACATCGGTTATAACGGCCAGGACGGTGAGTGGCGTTCCGCCCTGCGCGGCGGCGTCAGCGGCAACCTGACCGACGAGCTGACCCTGACCGCCGATGCCCTGGCCGAATTCCGCACCTCCGGCACCGGGCAGCGCCTGACGCTGGGCTACGGCTACCGTGGCAGCCACCTCAGCAGCCTGGGCTACGCCCGCTATGTCAACGGCACCCTGGCCGGCGGCAACCCGGCACTGACCAGCGGTGTGGTGGCCGAATACCGTCAGCCCAACTGGGCGGTGCGGGCCGGCAACGATACCCGCTGGCTGCTGGACGACCGCGCCACCTTCAGCGGGCAGGCGTTTGTGGGGGGCAACTATTACCCGACCGAACGCTTCGGCGTAGGCGCTTGGGGCCGCACGTTCTACCAGCCGGCCGACCTCCCCCGTGCCCTGTATGGCTACGGTGTGGAAGCCAACCTGCGGGCCCTGCCGGGCACCTGGCTCAGCGCCGGCTACAACTTTGCTGGCTTTGACGGCCTGCCCAGCGGCTACACCTATACCAGGCCAGGCGCCTATCTGCGGCTGGACCTGACCCTAGACGACACCATCGGAGGACGGGAATGA